In the Natrinema sp. CBA1119 genome, AAGACGACGTGGACGTGTGGGGTGTCGATGATGTCGAGCAGGAACTGCGTCAGCGGTTCGGGAGCGGAACGACCGCCCTCGATATCGGTGACTTCGAACTGGAACTCGTCGAAGACGGCGAGATCTGGATCGACGGCGACAGCCACGACGTCGTGATGCGGGCCATCGGTCGGCTCGCTCGTGAGGAGCAGTACGTCATCGTCAAAGGGAACGAGATCCTCGATAAGCCCCAATCCGACGCGACGGTCCGCGACGTCGGCGGTGCGGAGGTCGTCGGTGCATCGTCCCTCGTAGATCGCATCGAGACGCACATCGACGACGACGGTTACGCGAACCTCGACACGATCATCGGCGAAATCCGTGCCGAGGAGTCAGTATTCCTCCCGCCGGACGAGACCGAGTCCGTCGCCCGCGAGGCAGTCAACGAATTCCTCGTAGACGACTACGTCCTGGAAGCCGGCGGTCGGTATCTCGGTTCGCTGGGCGACCGTGACCCGACGACGGTAAAGATCGTCCCGACCGTTCCCGAGCGGATCGGCGACCAGATCCTGGAGTACATCGAGGACCTGGAACCCGGGGATCAGTTCACGGTGAACAAGGTCGGCGACCGGTTCGACAGCAGCGTTACCGAGTACATGGTGCGGACGTACCTGCTGGAGAACATCGGAAAGGACGAAGAACCCGAGTACGTCGTCAACACGACCGGTTCGGAGAAAGCTTCCGACTGGGTCCCCGGGTACCCGTTCCGGAAGGCCGACACGGAGATACCCACGTGGCGCTTCGAGTACAACGGCGATGACGTCGCCGCGATGCGGAGCAAGTGGCGGAACAACCACCAGACGGGAAGTGTCGATTACGGCGACGTCACGTTCATGCTGCCCGACAGGGAGGGTGTTCCCGGTGCTCTTCAGGGGACCGCCGACGTCGAGCGCACACAGGTCAGCTTGACGTTGCGATCCGAACAGGACTACACGAAGGTGCAAGACCTCTTCGAGCGGATGCCGGAAGAGGCGTCGAGCCTAAAAATCGAGATCAGCTTCCAGAAGTAACTACGTACCTGCTAAGCGGCGTGAAATCGACGTCAGCTGTCATTCCACTCTCTCATAAACTGCTTTACTGACCCAGCCAAGTCTGGTATCTGAGGGTCTTCAGCGTTAATCTCTCGCGCCTCAATCCAACTACTGAAACTTCGATTCATCAAGTTCCCCGCTTCGACGACCGCGTAGGGGTTCTTATACACAGGCCTAAACTCTGGAATCTTGTGATACTGGTGTAGCGGATTATGACACGTGACTAAATTCGCTTTGTCCATCGCATTCCACTGGCCATGCACTGCGGCGCTGTACTGCTGGAAACGCATATCGTAGACATCCTTACAGCCAGCTTCCTGAGCGAGTTCTCGGGTATTCTTATCCGCCCAATGACCCACATCTACCGGCAGCAGGTACATCGCTCTCTGTGCTTCGATTTTCTGCTCTAAGTCATCCAATCCTTGTTCAAGATCCCCCACCTCTTCATCTGGGAATTCGGAGGCCACGTTCTTGGAATGCTCCAGCAGTAGCTTCTCTTGGCCGAGACCGTATTCAATGAAATCCTGGTAATCACTACGGCCACCCTTTTGATTGAGCCACTCCAGCGTGATATGCGTCTCAGCCATACACCGAAGGATGATACTGCCGATGTCGTGTGACCACATTGCCGGAGTCCCTGCAAGGGATGTAGCCAAGTTAACCTGTCTCAGAAGTAAACCGTCCAGTACCTCGTGTTTTCCGGTGAACTCCGCATCATGCTTCGCATCCCACCAAAGATCAAGTAGAGTGGTTCGAAGCTCTGTCTCGTATTCATATCCGATTGCCGCAAGTTCCTGAAAGAACTCTTGATCGGGGTTCTCTCCCTGTTCCTCCGCGTCTTGGTCCTCCTGCGGAAAGATACACTCTGTTATCTCAAATCCCCTCTGCCAGAATCGACGAGCCCAGTCACTCTGGTTTTCGTCGGCCTCATCCGAGGCATTAGTCGCTTTGGTCGATGCTCTCACTACCGACGCTAGCTCCCTTGACTTCTCCGTATCCGGGTATCGAAACACTTCGTTGATATCCGCAAGAGGGCTATCCGGAGGAATCATCATTCCACCTGTCGCCATCAGAGTTCCGACAAAAATACCCTGAACGTACGTGGAAAGGTGAGACCGTCGGTCCGAAAGTTCATCCACGATCTCAGCCAGATAGCCGAGGTGATGATCTTCTTCCGGTGGTGTTTCATCAAAGAGTGACGCCTTAGGATACGACGGATAGTAGGCGATAAGTGGCTCTAAGCCGTGAAACAGATCCTCAAGGACATCGTCATCCAATGCCTCTTTCAGGCTACCGAATTCTGAGGATGAGAGTTCATCGTAGTCGCTGGAAAGAACGAAATCCCCTCCCTCATGAATCTCTTGTGCCTCCTCTGCGCAAGCGATAGCGATATCAACTGTCCGCTTTCCACCGACAGCATCGTACATTAACGCGATCCCGAGGAAGTCAGGCATTCGCTCACGAGCCCACCGCACCATCTCCATAGATCCCCCAACAGAATCAACAAGGGGTGGGACGAGGGTCGTCCGCCGCCAGCGGTGATCGCCTAAAATCTCGTCGTTATCGTCAGCCATAGAGGTATAAGTGTGTCAGTTGAAATAAAGCGTGAGGGAACCGACTATCTCTGATGTCCCAATGATAGCCCCTGTTTCCTATCTCCTGACGCGCTCACGAACGTTTCATTGGGATTACTGTTATCGGGAATCTCAGAACTCATCTGGCCAATCGCTGTGATGGAGGACCCACACTTATACGGCCTCTTCATAATGATATCTTTATAATATGCCTTCACTTGATAAGTCGGAGCTCCATTCGCTTGTTGTAGAGTCGATTGGCAATGACGTAGTTCAAAATAGTGGTGTTGATTCGGACCCGCCTTTCGAAGTGTACTTGGAGGAGGGAGAACCCTCCAGATGCCGATTCTACATGTTCACTTTGACTTCTACTGGATCAGAACATCGATCAGAAGATGAATATCGAATCGACCTAAGATTGCCAAACCACGAGGGGGGAAATGTTTCCCCCGCGGCTCCAGACCGTTCAGGGGACTACTTGGTTCTAGTTGGCGGGTACAACCCAGAAAGGGAGGTGTTCGCCTTCTGGGACGATGATTTGTATGACAGTTACGGTTGGGTACGGCATCTACAAATCAAAGAGGGAACCCTCGACGAAGCGGAAACAAAAGGAGTCGGCTTTCAGCATCGTAACGGTGGTTCGGGGGGTGAAACCGTGATCGCAGCCAGGAAAGGCTCCCTTCGACGCGCCGTTCAGATGCGGTATCGATTAGAACACACCCGGGACCTTCTTTCAGAGTATCTCCCAGGTGATTGGCGTAGCAACTCATCAGATGATGAATCGATCCGGATTCATCGCTTCGAGCTTTTTGTTGACTGCTTCTTTACACAAACTGATCAAACACACACAGTTTCTGAACGATGTAATCGTGCCGAAGAACTCTCGCATAATATTACATCTGATATTTTGAATCAGATTGGATTACCGGATAAACCGGGACTATATGATATCTTGTCGAGAATGGGATCTGATTGGTTGGGAGAGCCTACACCGCATGAAATCGAAGCGGAACGTGATTCGGTCGAAGAACAGATTCCATCTGAACCGACACTCACTGAGGAACAAGAGGAATTCAATGAGACTCAACGCCGTGCACGAGACTCTGCATTCACTAAGGTAGTGAGAGATGCCTATGACGAAAGATGTGCTGTCTGTGGGAGCAAACGGTTGTCACCTGCTGGGAACCCTGAGGTAGAGGCAGCGCACATCTTCCCGAAGAGTATGAATGGCCGTGATCACGTTCAAAACGGTATTGCCCTCTGTAGACTCCATCACTGGGCCTTTGATTGTGGGTGGATCTCGCTCTCTGACGACTACGAGATCCTTGTCAAGGATGAATCGGGGCTAAACGGGTATGACGATTTCAGCCCGTTAGAGGGTGATAGGATACACCTTCCTGAAGAAGACGACAAGAGACCACACCGCAAATTCCTTGCGGAACATCGGCAGATGAACGGATTTGACTCCTGATCGCTATTAGACGGTCAAGCTCATTCGTCAGAGTGGCCTGAAAGCGTCGTTTGACTACCAGTCTGGAAAGATCCCACCTCGCTTGGATCGTAGTTCATCACAAGACGCTCAGTGACTTCTGTGCTACGAGTCTCGTTGTCGTGCTGTTTGTTCATAAACTGGGAGCGGCCTTGCTCCACAACGTGGTATTTCTTCAACCGCTCAGGGAGTCGCTGGTAGGAGACTGCCCACTTCCCATCCATTTCTTCGAGCGTATCGACGAATCGGTCGTGGTCGAACTCCCCGTGGCGGTACAGAGCGTCGCCTTCATCAACGTACGGCGGATCAGCGTAGAAGAAGGTTTCCTCACTGTCGAAGCGATCCATCAGGTCTGCGTAATCAAGGTTCTCAATCTGGACGTTTTGGAACCTCTCAGCAAAACTATGGAGTTTCTCTGTCGCATTACGGAGCTTTCGAGCCTTATTCCGTTGGCTTGCGGATGCGAATCCCGATTTTGTTCGGTATTTTGAGGCGTATTGAGAGTACCGAAGGTAAAAGAATCTCCCTGCCCGCTCGATGGGGTCATCCGGTCGCTCGCCGGAATAGAAGTCCTCTTTCCATTCCTTGTGGAGATCCCTTGCGTACGGGGTTTTGTCGAGCCAATCTACCAGATCTTCTTCGTGGTCTCGTAGCACTTTGAAGAACTGAACAAGATCCCCGTCTCTGTCGTTGTAGACCTCTGTGTGACTCTCTTCCTTTGTGACGAGGACGGCAGCACTCCCACCGAACACTTCGACGTAGCACTTGTGAGATGGGAAATGTTCGATGATCCAGGGAGCGAGATAGGCTTTTCCCCCAGGGTACGGAAACACCGACTTAGTCATACGTCTCTTTTCTCAACACCCAGTTATAACACTTCCACCATCAGCGGGTCCTTTAGGGAACGGGCTCTTAATTCGTTAAGTGGAGTCGTGGAGACTGCACACTTAAGGGGATAGTTCTGTATCCCTTTACCATACTGAATCATGTCTGAACAATCTGGGTCATCACCCGAGACGTCTGAGCGGACGGAACTTCCGATTGAGCGAGGCTTCCCTATTGAGCGCGTGAATGAGTTGGCCGAGCGAGAAGGGCGAGCGAAAATGTACTACCGCCCTATCTACACCATGCACAAATGGTGGGCCCGTCGTCTCGGGTGTGTCTTCCGAGCGATTTCACTCTACTCGCTCCTTGATGACCCAGATACAGTGGATGTGTTCGAGCCGGGCGACAATGGGGAGACGCTGGCGAGCTGGAATGATGATGGCTCTGCCGAGTTAGATATTGCTTCCATTCTTGAACGGGTCGATATGGCGGACCCTGAGAGTCTTTGGCAGTTGTATCCAAAGGATGTCCGGGTTGAAGGTAAGAAAGTGCTCGATCCCTTCATGGGTGGTGGAACTTCACTGGTTGAAGCATCACGTTTCGGAGCAGAAGTGGTCGGGAATGATTTGAACCCTGTGGCTTGGTTCGTCACGAAGAAGGAGCTCGAAGCTGGCCAGACAGACGTAGATGAACTGGAAGACGCCTTCGAGAAAGTGAAGAAGGATGTCGCCGAGGAGGTCACCCAGTACTACAAAACGCCCTGTCCTAACGGCGACCACGACGCAGATGTGATGTACAACTTCTGGGTGAAGGAATTAGACTGTGTCTCCTGTAGCCACACTGTACCGCTGTTCAAGGACTACAGAGTGGCCAAGGGTCGTTATGAGAACGACGATAAGTACAACGTCCTCTGTCCGGATTGTGGGGCGGTTACTTTAGTGGACGACTGGCAGTCTGAAAGCCTCTGCGATGCCTGTGGTCATAGTTTCATCCCGAAGAACGGGAATGTGTCGCGGGGAGGGAAGTACAACTGCCCTGACTGCGGTCAGAAGTACGCAATTACGGACGCCATCCAGGAACAGGGCCCACCAAATCTTCGTCTTTACGCGGTCGAGTATTACTGCGACCACTGCGAATCCGCCGGTGGGGAACGAAGTGAATATAAAGGGTACAAACGCGTCGAAAAGGCGGACATCGAACTCCTCAATGAGGCAATAGAGGAATGGGAGAGTAGTGATGACCTTCATAAGTACGTCCCCGACGAAAAAATCCCAGAAGGAGCAATTACTGCGTCCTCTGAGCTGGCTGGGAATGATGTCTTTGACCACGGATACGAGTACTGGACTGATATGCAAAACGAGCGTCAGTTGCTCTCAATTGCGAAGATTATGCGGTCTATCGAAGATGTGGATCCGCCGTTACGAGACTACCTCCTCTTGGCTCTAACGGACTCCCTCATGTTCCAGAATATGTTCTGTATCTACAACCAACCTGCAAACAAGGTTGAGGGCGTCTTCCGGATGAACTCGTTCGTCCCGACCTCAGAGGCTATTGAGAACAATGTCTGGGGCGCTTCAGCAGGTCGAGGTACGTTCTCAAACTCTGTTGATAAAGTGATGAGCGGTGTTGAGTATGGATCTTCTCCGACGGAGCGGTTTATTGAAGACGGGGAAACCCAGGAAACGGGAAAGTTCGCACAGTCAATTGGTGAGGACTTCTCTCTTCACCAAGGGGATATGCGGAACCTCGACTTCGAGGATGAATTTGATGCAGTGATTACTGACCCGCCATACTACGACAACATCATTTACTCGGAGGTCTCCGACTACTTTTACGTCTGGCAGAAGATTCTGCTTGAAGATGAATACCCTGGATTTGACCACGACCAGACACCGCGCGCCGAATCAATCGTAACTAACCCGTATCTGGACAAAACAGTCGAGGACTTCGAAACCGAGATTGGGCAAGCCTTCGCTGTAATCCGACGAGCTCTAAAGGACGATGGGGTTCTGGCGTTCACCTATCACCACTCTGACTCAGAGTCGTGGGGCGAATTGCTTGCATCGTTATGTGCTAACGGATTCGAGGTCACAGCGACGTATCCAATCAGTGCGGACTCTAATAAATTCATCACGGGGGAGGCCGTGTCCTTCGATATTGCCGTCGTTGCTCGGCCTATCGATGAGACAGACCCGGCGTCGTGGAACTCCCTCCGCCGCGACATCTACCGTACGGCCCGACGGACCCGCAAGCAACTCGAAGAAAACCGTGACCTCTCTCGCGGCGACATCGGCGTGATGGAGATGGGTGCGTGTTTCCGCGAGTACTCCAAGCACCACGGTAAGGTCCAGCGCGACGGAGAGATCATGTCCGCAAAGGAGGTCGTCCAGGAGATCTACGGCATCATCCAAGAAGCAAGCGACATCGGCGTCGAGGACGTGTTCATCGACCTGCTGGACACGCCGAATCCCTCGTTCGACGACGTCAACAAGCTCTGCCGCGGGACGAACGCCACACCCGAAGATCTCAAGGAGACGCGCCTGTACAACCAGGACGACGGCTTCGAACTCGGCACTTGGGACAACGAGAAGCGCCAGGCGTACATCCAGGAGCGAGTTAACGGCGACGGTGGCGACCACCTCTCGAACCTCGATAAGCTCCAGTTCCTGCGGTATCGCTACGAGAAGGGACAGGCGATCCAGAACTACGTCGAAAAGTGGGACGTCGATGACGACCTGCGCGAACTCGCCGGTCGGCTCGCCGACGTGACCGGCGACGACACGTACACGCGCGTGCTCGGGGATCGGGACATCACGAGCTACGGCGAATAGGAACCCCGAAGCTGAACGCGAAGACAACTCCCGGTGGCGCTTTTCGATAAACCATTTCGAAACTCTCGCTGAGAGTGCATCCGTTGCTTGCCGTACCCCATCTTCCCACGGCCTGTCTAAGGCGAGTCGGCGATATGGTCGTGCTGTGAGTCTGCTGCCCTGACTCTCAATCCGGATATTGGACGTATAGGCTCTATTGGGGCGATATCACGGTGTTCCAAGGGCAGAGGTTTTTACCCACCTGGTTACTCCACTATTCCGGAGTATGATACCGAAAGCACATTTCGACTCAACGGTGCAATTCCGGATTCGGTCGTTGGGTACCGACCCCATCTACCGGTTACGAAGAGTTCGACCAGTGAGTTCCTACTGTATAACGAGAGGTGATGCTGATGGCAGCAACGGAGCGTAGAGTTCTGATCGTAGAAGAGGTCCCGGCATACAGTACAATCTCGATCACACGGGAAGAACGGCAGGAGATACTACATAATGTGACTGAGAAGATCGAGTTCCAATCTCAGAAAGACGATCTCTCTCAAGTAAACCCGTGGTTACAACACCTACACGACACCCTCCGGCGGCAAGGTTCGACAATCGATTTGCATAGAAAAGAACATAGTCAGCTGAACATGATCGCCAAACGGAGGATGAGGTCAGAGGAACTGATAGAACGATTAAAACGCGGAAGACCAGAGTGCCGTTGGTGTGACGGATCCGCCAGATATCAAATTCATCTCGATGAGTCAGATCCGGAGTTGATCTGTGGTGAATGTATGATGGTACTCACTACGCCACATGCCTACCGACTGTTGCAGGAGATTGATCCGACAGTTGCACCAGCAACAGAGATCATGATTAATGATTCCGCGGTGTTTCCTCCAAGAAGCAAGAAACAGACGTTCTTGTCGAGTTTTGCTGACTCAGATCCAGAGATACCGAAACCTGATGAATCCGACCAGCTGATGTGGACGACCTGATTTCTGACTGAATATTCTTAGAAGATCGCGTCGGCTTCACTTTCTGTCCAGTTCGTATCGTAGATTGAGAACACCTTAGACCTCTCTAGCTTCTATCGTGCATTTATTCAACTACCTGTTGGGAAGAAAAGTGTCTGGCCGCTGGTTTCAACAGGGTTACTTGAGAGGACATCGCCTGTTACGCGGTTTTGAGGATGACGAGTGGCGTGCCGTATTCTGTCGAGGTGTTTAGACTGCGTCCGAGATGCTCGGGGTATTCTTCGCGCATTAAACTACATACTGCGGAGTACGTAACATCGTAGTAATCAGCGATAGCGTTGATTTCAGCGTTCGCACCAGTAATCACGACGATGTCTTCAGTCTCGTACGCGACATCGTACTTCTCACGGATCTCCTGGAGGTGTTCCGTATAGAATGAGTAGATGTCATCCCGGGTTTGCTGGTCGATGCGGTCAGATGTGCTCGCTGTTACCATTACATGTTGTTATACCCTGCTGCCACGTATAAAGCTCAGCCCCCGGTATACCATCGGGCCGCTCTACGTTTAGTCGGGGTAGAGTTGCGCTCCCCTCAACCAGGTTTAGATGTGTGAGCTTAGAACGCGACGTGACATCGTCGCCAACTGATGGGGGTACTGTTGAACCCGATGACCTACGACTAGTCATGTCTGCTCAAAATTAGCAAGACTACACCGAGATAGTGCTTTCGTGGCATCTTCCAGGCCCCCACCCGCTGTTCTCACCTTAGGTATCGAATACCACAGCACGCAGATTTACTTACCAACGCAGTCGTTTGAGCTTTAGACACCTATCTGAATATAGAAATCCCGTTAGCAACTACTGGGAACTACGGTACCGTATCCATTTTTGTCCCTTCGGAGTCGTTGTATGCGTAATGGCAGGTCCCGGACAGATACCCGGACGCTACAATCTCGTTATCGAAGGTGCGTATGAGACCTTCGAGCATCAGATTCCTGTGGAAGAGTTTGTACAGCGACTCCAAGAAGACGATGTTCCAGATAGTGTGAGTGTTGTTGGTCTCGCAGATGCCTTGGCGGATGAGGATCTGGCGGATGAGTTGGCCCGCGAGATGGATCAACGTGCAAACGATTTAGAGTACCAGAGTCCGACAGTACAGTTTGTCGTCGAAGGTTCGTTCCATCGTAGTGGGAAAACGTACGACCTTCGGTACGAGGGTGAACTTCACTCTCTCCAGCAGGTTTTCGGCCCCCAACTTGAACGGAAAGAAGATGGCAAGTGGCTCGTCGCACCGTTCTGACCAGAAACCTGAACCACGGAATCAATAGCCTCTCTGAAGAAACTGCCCGGCTGACGGAATCAGTAGTCCACGATTTGTGCTGGCGTTAGTGTGATTGAGTCGATCTTCTCTCTGGCAAGTTCCTGTTTGAGACCATTCTCACTGGTCAGTCGAAGCTTCGCTTTCGGGCCCGTATTAATTGCTTCAACGGAGGCTGCATAGTACGTTTCTTTCTCACCATCTACCCAGCATTCGACTTGAAGCTCTCCTCCTTCGACGTCGCCGCTCCACTGACGATCAACGTAGTTCTGCCAGCAGTCTTCGCAAACCTCGTCCATCTCTGTCTGAAGATCACCAGTAAAGGACGTAGGCTCGAACGTGATTTCATAGTGGAGAGGTCTCCCCCGACAGAGACGACGAGCCCCGATTAGTACCCCATCACCATCCCGACGAATTCTAACCAAGCAACTTCGAATACCCGCGATATCGTCGTCTCCAAGACCCACATACGATTTGCCGAGCTGGTCACGGCAACGTTCGCACGTTATCGACTCCTCTGTAACATCCTCTTGGAGTTCGAAGTGCTCTCCTTCAATGGGAATTCTCTCTATATCACAGAGACTATCCCAGCCGAATCCTTCGCTCGGAGGCAGATTATTGTCGTAGAAGACGTGTGTCGTTCCTTCGTTGGTCGTCCACTGGTACGGTGCTTGGTACATACTATCTCTATAAAAGTTTCAATGGGCCTTCCTTCTCAACGTCTCCCCCGCCGCCTAGGAAGTATAGGTCGATCCACTCTTGCCCCTGGTCACGACAGAACACCGGTACGCACGTCGTCGTATGCTCGTAGCGCTGTTCACACCGCGTTTCGATCTGCTCTCGCGTCCAGTCGCCGTCCTGTTCTAAGTCATACCGATTGCGGACTTCCCACGAGTGTTCGTCGGCAGCAGCCTTGAGGACGCGGAGCGAGAAGTCCCGTGTGTCCTTGAAGGTGAACGGGCCGCTCATCGACTTCGCATCGCTCAGGTCCGTTTCTTCGACGCCGTCGAGGCACAGCCGGTTCTCCGCGACAGCGCGGAAGGCTTCGAGTTCGGGTGATATCGTGACGAGGACGTCGTGTAGGTAGTCGTGGACGACATCGCCGTATCTGTCCAGAGTGAACTCCTGCACGGGTGAGACGATCTGCAGTTCGGCTCCAGTCTGGGCGACGCGGCGACGCTTCGGTTCGAGCAGCGGACACAGGAACGCGAGCCTATCAGAGTGGAGAAGGTAGGCGTAGCTGAACAACCGCGACCGGGACGGCGATTCCTTCACCGGATCGTGGCCTTCTGCGTAGTATTTCGAGTCCAGCACCGCCAGCGTTTCGTCGCCCTCCTGTACCGCATGATCTGGTTCGTGGTAGATCTGGCCTTCACCCTCGAACGGATTCACGGACGGTGACCGGACGGGCGTCACGTCGTTGAGGTCGCCGAGGTGGTCGTAGGACTTGATGTACGAGAGTTCGCGCTCAATGACGACCTGAGAGTACTGCTCGAACAGCGACTCCATATTCAGGACGTAGTCCACGACCAGCTCTCGTGGTCCATCACGGAGTTGCTGGCCGAGCGACGACGACATCACTGCCTTGGCAACATCGAACGCCTTCTGGTAGTACCGTCGCTGCTTTGGAAGGTCGCTGAGTGAGAGGCGTCGATACTCGTCCATCCTGTCCAACCCGCTGCTGACACCCATACTCTCCAGGCGCTCCACCTCGCGGTGTACTTCCGAGAAGATTCGATCGTATGCAGGGTGGTCGTTTTCGTGGGTATTCTGCCGGAAGAGTCGAAGGAGCGTCTTTCCAGCGAAGTGGAGTAGCGAGTTCGCAGCGTTGTCATACTCGGTCTCGTTGCGGATCCAGTGTGGCTCCAACGTCCCGCGCCCGTGGTTCAACAGCGTTTGTTCGACGTCGATCTCCCCCCGTCCGTCAAGACTGTCGAGCCGGCGGATGACCAAGTCGCGGATGTACCCCTGCCGGTGGATCGTCTCCAAGCCATCCAGGTAGTTGATCGCCAGCACCACGAACACGTCGTCAAGATGGATATCGTCGGAGAGAAAGTCCTGCAGCGGGATCCCGTGATACTCGATAGACCGGTTCTGGTCGTAGACGGCCAGGAGCATGTCGAAGATGTGTTCCCAGTCGATCTTCGGATCGACCTGCACCTTCGACGACGGCGTGAGACTCACGACGCCGATGATGTCCGTCGCCTCAACGTGGAGTACCTCGTTTTCGTCGCCATCTACGGTGACCGTGACAACTTCGTACTCCTGCTCACCGTCGAGTGCCGCCTGGCTCTTCGTGAAGAAGCCGGGGCTCTCCTGCGTGAAGGACGCGCGACGAAGCTGGTCCCCGATGGACGACGGACAGCCCTCTATCCGGATTTCCCCGCGCTCAGGGACGTTGAAGGTGTCCTGCCCGTACTCGTAAACTTCGTCAACCGTACTCATTACTCGTAGGAGCCCATCTGGCGTCGTTCCTGTTCGAGTTCCCGTTCGGCGAGCTCAGCAGCAGGGGCGAGATCGAACTCCTCGAACTCGCCGTTCATCGCGCGGTAGTGTTCCGCGATCCGCTCGATCTGTGGGAACGCGGCGGCGTTCAGGAGTCGCGGAACGATGTACGTCCGGAATGCCTGTCCGACCGCGTCTGTCTGGTCGTACTCGTACTCTCCGCCTTCCCGACAGCCAACGCCGAGGAAGACGGCGACGTCGCGGTAGTGCATCGGACCGAACCGCATGATCGACCCCTGCGACGTCGATTCATGGCCGTGATTGATACCCTGGTAGTCCCGCTCGAACAGCCGGAGAATCTCGCTTTCTCCAAGATCTGTGTGGTCCGTGACGTGCGTGGTGATCCAGTCTTTGAACAGCTGACGGCGCTTGTCCTCCTCGTACTCGTCTAACTCGATCATGGCGAACCGGCGGGTGATGGCGTTATCGAGTTCGTTCACCGTCCGGTCGGACATGTTCATCGTACAGATGATGTTCACCCGCTCGTCCAGCTCAATAGTCTCACCTTCGTCAGTCTCAAAGATGGTTTGGTGTGGGTTCTCGATTGCAGTGTACAGCGGGCCAAAGATCTTCGATATGTCCGCTCGCGTAATCTCATCGAGGATGACGCCGTATTCGACGTCGAACCGGCGAGCACGCTGAACGGCTTCGGACACGCAGCCGAGTTTCGTCCGGTAGCTTAGTGAGTCGCCGGTGTAGTCCGGACTGATGCCGCCGATGATGTCCGACGGCGTCCACGAGGGTGTCGCGGTGTTGAGGGTGTATCCGATTCCGGTTTCACGAGCGAGTTGCTTAGCAAACGTCGTCTTCCCTGTCCCGGTCGGCCCATACAGGACGACTGGCTTGCCCGCTTCCAGCGCGACCTTCGCGTTCCGCTCCACGTCGTTTGGAACGAGTATCTCTTCAGGTGTTTCGTCGCCGCGGAGACTTACGACACGCTTGAGTCGATCTGACGCCAACCGCGACTCAAGTACGGCACGTCGAACCTGACCCAGACCACGCTCTCCGTCGTGGACCACGTCGAGTTTTTC is a window encoding:
- a CDS encoding restriction endonuclease encodes the protein MSTVDEVYEYGQDTFNVPERGEIRIEGCPSSIGDQLRRASFTQESPGFFTKSQAALDGEQEYEVVTVTVDGDENEVLHVEATDIIGVVSLTPSSKVQVDPKIDWEHIFDMLLAVYDQNRSIEYHGIPLQDFLSDDIHLDDVFVVLAINYLDGLETIHRQGYIRDLVIRRLDSLDGRGEIDVEQTLLNHGRGTLEPHWIRNETEYDNAANSLLHFAGKTLLRLFRQNTHENDHPAYDRIFSEVHREVERLESMGVSSGLDRMDEYRRLSLSDLPKQRRYYQKAFDVAKAVMSSSLGQQLRDGPRELVVDYVLNMESLFEQYSQVVIERELSYIKSYDHLGDLNDVTPVRSPSVNPFEGEGQIYHEPDHAVQEGDETLAVLDSKYYAEGHDPVKESPSRSRLFSYAYLLHSDRLAFLCPLLEPKRRRVAQTGAELQIVSPVQEFTLDRYGDVVHDYLHDVLVTISPELEAFRAVAENRLCLDGVEETDLSDAKSMSGPFTFKDTRDFSLRVLKAAADEHSWEVRNRYDLEQDGDWTREQIETRCEQRYEHTTTCVPVFCRDQGQEWIDLYFLGGGGDVEKEGPLKLL
- a CDS encoding AAA family ATPase yields the protein MSDSSDDYTLEDAQDEVGILRRVTDDVVEAIQNAESEDVLEFLIEDEKLDVVHDGERGLGQVRRAVLESRLASDRLKRVVSLRGDETPEEILVPNDVERNAKVALEAGKPVVLYGPTGTGKTTFAKQLARETGIGYTLNTATPSWTPSDIIGGISPDYTGDSLSYRTKLGCVSEAVQRARRFDVEYGVILDEITRADISKIFGPLYTAIENPHQTIFETDEGETIELDERVNIICTMNMSDRTVNELDNAITRRFAMIELDEYEEDKRRQLFKDWITTHVTDHTDLGESEILRLFERDYQGINHGHESTSQGSIMRFGPMHYRDVAVFLGVGCREGGEYEYDQTDAVGQAFRTYIVPRLLNAAAFPQIERIAEHYRAMNGEFEEFDLAPAAELAERELEQERRQMGSYE